The Rhipicephalus sanguineus isolate Rsan-2018 chromosome 10, BIME_Rsan_1.4, whole genome shotgun sequence genome segment TTACGTTGTTATGCAACATTGTTGCACGACTAGTGCAGCCGATAAGCAGCTAACAGCTGCGCCAAATTGTACTGAAAGTGGTCTTTCCTGCTTTTCCTCTACCAAACAGCATTTTAGACAAAAAATGCTCCAAGCTTACACCATAGAGGCACAAAAGCTAGCCAACTCGTAAAATTTAATTGAAGACCTAAAGCATGCCATCATTGTCTTGGTGATAAACTTGAGGGGTCATAGTCGTGAACATGGCCGGTGCAATCCATAGCACCTGCAGGTTTAATTATGTTGCGTTTCTCTCTGGCTGGAGTTTTAGTGTTCTGATGCTGCGCAGCTATTTTTCTCGTGCTACTGTGATGGCGAGCCTGATAAAGAGGCTTTTCAGGTGAAAAAGCAGCTTCAGTGAATGTTTCGTTGCAAATTGTTTAGCATAGTAGATGACAGTGCAGCAGCATTGTACCCAACCCCtggcttcaagaaaaaaaagaaggaagcctAACCACTGCTGCCTATGGTTGCAATTTAAGGAGCTTTCATACAACACAATGCATAGTTGTCAAGAATAAACTTTGCGCATTACAGGTGAAGAAACGTACTATATGCCCTCATTGTAACTATGGCTCAGTTGTGCACATACTGAGGCATGGTCTGTATTCATAGTTACTCTTaaatcttttttgtttttatgtttgcttgcttgctgcatGCCCGATGTGTAAGCATGCTGCAAGTACAAATTCTAAAAATGGCTTTAGACCATGATATACCCATGGAGAAGAGCAAGCTATTAAAATTGAATGAAATTAGCCTGGTCATTTAATTTCGAAAGCAATGTTGATACAAATATAGCCTGACCTGCCACATATGGTATGTTGACTATTTTAATTCATGTTGAAACTGTATGGTAAGTCTGCATCTCACACTGCTTCTGAAGTGGTTTTTGTTGTGGCAGATCAGCTTTTTTAATACATCAGTATGTGTACTGAAAGGTGATGTGCCTGTTTCACCACTGCAACAGCTCTAAGATGATGATGTGTTTCAAAACGCCCCGgtattctgaagtgaaaccacTGAGAATATCTTGCCTTCCAACTTTCTTACACATAATTCCATCATCAAAGCACACTCCATGTGGTGCTTTGCTACCTTGAATAAGTGTGCATCTATTAGCTACAATTTACTTGTGTCTAACATGCATTTGTAGTTTTCCATGTGTCTAGTTACCCTTTGTTCAACAAAAGATAGAATAAAGCAGAAAAGTGGCAGGTTAACTAGCAGAACTAGTCATAGCACAAGTGTGGTTGGAAAGAGGATATGGTAACCATAACAGGGGAAGCCTGTGTGGATATGTGGTTACATATAGCAATACAAAATGTATTCTGTTCTACTTGAAAAGGAAAAAGTTAATATTGTTGCTTTAAAATgtaaaacaataaaagaaaatcaGATGGCTATAGTTGCTTCTTCGTGCATTCAAGTGTGAGGATGACATGCTTTTCATAGCAGAGGCAGCTCTGCTCCCACTTTTGAAGGAAAGTGGGTACCTTTGATCATTTAATGAGTACTACCACACAGGCTGCTGTACCACGGGGCTCTGGCAGCAGTTATCCGTAGTGTGATGTCTGAAAGTGTGCACCAACTTCGAGTTTCCACTAACTCTCCCAAGTAACTTATTTTGTTACAGTGGCAAGATGAAACGTTTGTTTGATTAACACCATTTCTAGACAAAGGGAATCAAGTTTTGTAGCCATTGTTTGAGCTTATGGTGCTGTTGTTTTGCCACAGGTGTTCCTTCTAGATCGGATGGAGCTTGGAAGTATTTCAAGACGTTGCAGCTCAGGTGCCCATGGGCCAAAGGGCCTTCATTGTTGCAAAAGATGTGTCGCCGGCAGACGCTGCTGTGCAAGGTATGCCAAAATTGCTTTTAACATGCAGTTCTTGACATAAAAAAGGTACATTGCAAAAAAAGCAGGAAGGAAATGCATATGCCCACACAAGAGCTGTGTGGGCTCTGTATTTCGTGGTCACgcgtcttgttttttttgttttttttttttgttgttgttacctCACCAAGCAAAAAAGGCAGTCATTATTGCAGTGCTCTTTTTATGGCATCGGGCTAATTGTGGGCTATGAGTACTTCCATATTACGGTTCGGGATCTCATGCGACAATTTTTTACCAGAGTTGGTTATGCGTAATAATGGACCTTCTCCATCTTGCTTATGTGGCCATACTACAGTTCAGTAACACATGCAGAGTGCATGTCAGGCTTTATCATTAAAGTGTTGTGTATTCACTGAACTGCATGCAGCTTAACAGCTGAAGAAATTTAGTTGTAGTCTGGAAATCATACCCCTCACCACCAGCCGGCTCAGTGGCCTATTGGTTTTGTCGCTtgtctgctgacctgaaagacgtGGGTTCTATTCCGCTGTGATGGTCGCAATTTGACGAAGGTTAAATGCTAGAGGTtcatgtactgtgtgatgtcagtgcacattaaaggaccccagctggtcgaaatgatCTGAACccttccactactgcgtctctcatagctTCAGTCGCTTTGATACATTAAACCCTACAAACCATACCCATCCTCACTGCATTTGTGGATGAACTGGTTCTACCATCTGAGCTGTCGTGCTATCTAGGCAGCAGCTGTGTGAAGATACGTTGACGGATGATTTTAAACAATGTCAGTGATTTTGGACAAGTGATCGGCTCCAACTAATAAGCTAGTGCACACCTTTGCTCCTAATATAAATCTAATATAAATTAATCAAACTAATAATCTAGGGCAGACACTGTTTGTTGAGGCAGTAAATGAGGCCAGCATGGTAGAGAGGGGCAGCATCAATTGTTCAGGTTCGTgaacttcaaaattttatttaaaaaacacATTCTTTTCTCCTGTAGTAGTCATGCATTCCATTGGTGACCATTGATTGGGCCTTTATCTTCAGGTTGTCTAAGATAGACAAGAGTTATGAAGCATTGAGTCAGTTAAATTAACATAGATTAGTATTAAGTATGGATTGTGGGTAACTTGGGAGTGACAAATAGTGACTGAAGGATAGTTCTTAGGCGATAATCTTAGTTATTATACATAGAATGCCTGTTTGTGTCATGTTTATTAAGTATATATATTTAATAGGTTGCTATACCTGTGCACTGACCTTTGCTATTGTGCTCTGTCAAAAAGCCTGTCTTTGGCGTGGTCTCAATATCCTAATGTGACATAATGCCTACTATTACAAAAAGCTGTTGAGAGCTTGCAAGCAGCCACCTTGTCTTGTAGGGGTGTCCGAATATTCAAAAATTTCAAATAACAAATCGAATAATCTTCATGCGAATCGAATAGTGTGTATTgaaaataccaaatatttttctaatagttttCAAATAATCAGCATGGGCGGGAAAAccccgcagtaactatgcattgCAACTGCCAGGGGtcatttttacttatttttaCAATTGAATTACCAAGGTACATGCAGCTTCAGCTTTTAACGGTCTATCGACACTGTATTGATCATCGGATAAAGGCGCTTTTGCTAAAAACTGCAGTGTCACAGAAGTTAATGTGTCGCCAAcccactatcatcaccatgagatCGGTCATGAGACTGTGGGGATGACGGCTGCATTCGGATTCAGAAGTGCAATTTTTGTATGTGTTTACATGACTGACAACAGACACAATGTTATGTTGATGTAAACTGCTCTTGCAGATGCAGTATTCAACCATGATATTTAGCTGCCTTTGGTGCCAAGGCCCATGAAGTGAATACCAGTTTGTGTGTTTCACTAAATGGTTAGCTGCATGGGTGATGTTCAGTTCATTATTGCTTAATTCTTATGCCACACTTCAGTTTTAATCAAAGGCTGATGACAAAGTGGCACCTTGAATAATGTAGTGACTGCTGTATTTCATTGTATAGTTACAAAATCTCCTGAATGCTCTACTTGCTGATGCATACgcgcttacctcagtttacataattgtagtagttttcgtcggttaaaagtaattgAATATTTCTTGAAAGTAAAATGTTACGAAATTTCagagctgttttgaaaatggttgctttactattcgaatagtattcgattcgtatttgattcggttctaaaattgaCTATTCGCACATTCCTGTTGTCTTGTGTACTGCAAATTTGGCAAATTTTTTACATGACAGTTTATTTCAGCAGAAGCTTTTGCTTTCACACAACAGCTGCTTTTCTTGCACACTTTCAAGCCGACATCCAATTGTCATTAATAATTCCTAAATGTAATGTGGTTTACATGATGGGTTGCAATAGCGATCACATTTCGTGACAAAATTGGAAAGCCCTTATTCTCTTCAGGGAGAACTCGTTATGAATCTGACAGGGCGAGTGATCTGCTCACGTTGGCTAGTGAAGTATTTCTAAAGCCCAGATGCCCTTGCTTTCATTATTCTGTTGCATACTTTTAACTTAAGACACTTGTTCTAAACATACTGGATTTTTAAAAGTACTTCTGGTGTTTTCATGGGATATACTTATTATTCACATTGCAGTAGAAGGCATGAAAATAATGTTGAAAAGTGGTGCTCTTTACACATTCGCATGGATTAAATCAAAACACAGTACAGCGAATTCCATGCTCTGTGGGAAtagattttatgcgaagcagtcagtgagaagctgcccatgctgcatttttttactctttgagccaagcatttACTAGGCTGattgacgtctttgtgtaaactgagtagttgtaggcatatcgagggcttaccaggcatgttgaGTGCACTGATGTCTAAGGAGTAGCTTATGTTATGATGCaatgtcggcactcacgttaaaaGCACAGTCATCAGGTTGCACGCCACCAGGGTTCAAATCCATCCCAAACTGATATTTATCGTTTCCTTTCATtgggattttttttctctctgagaaGCCGTTGACACCAGCAACATATTTTCTCTGCCGCGGTCTCCTTAGTGCTATCACATTAAGATTACCAAAGTGCATTCTTTCCTTTCCTAGGTTAACGAACCGTGAATCATgtggggcacatacccacatTCCACAGGCCGTGGTGTGCAAGTATGGCCACACATGActaagggaaagggtttcatgacgtattggACAGGCATgtcacattattcatgtgaaTGGGCCACGACACTGAAGTTGCGATGTCGCACTCACCATTGATGTTCTTTCAGGTGCTGCTTCTATTGTTCTTGCGCCAGCTGTCACCCATCACGCCGGCACCACTACGACTGGTTTTGCCACAAGCGTCTTGGTGTCCTGATGTCGCAGAGAATTGTTGTGTGACCACATCGTCAGCAAAGTATGAAGCATCATCATTTCCACCGCATCCCGCCTCGCAATTCTGGATGGTACAGCGTTCTCCATTCAGCAAGATGGAACAGTCAGGTGACCAAGCAGCTCATAAGCACACCTATTTCTTCTATGCATGGGGCCTTGGCACTGCAGTTACGATGCCATGCTTATTGTTGACGTTCTTCCAGGTTAGTcagtaccataggtcggcaaactcactcatgtgtcgactcactcagactcgtatcgagacgtgagtctgtaTGAGTAAAGTTTTGCAaatctgagtccgaatgagttcggttgagaaaaattatagtgagtctgagcgcgagtgagtctggttgaggaaaattttggtgagtttgagtctgagtgagccctaagggcaaaatatattgtatgagtgagtctgagtgagcttcacattttttgccgacctatggtcagtaGGAAACACACCGGTACCATGAAGACGATGTTTCCCTTGTTGTGGTGTTGTCGCTATTGAATTGTTTGAAATGGGCtcgtgctgcctttttttttcaaatcaaacatttattttgcatAGTATGGTTACAACGtgaagg includes the following:
- the LOC119371651 gene encoding uncharacterized protein LOC119371651 encodes the protein MRCVKQLEKALLGASVTARQCRKYKGSAEKHSWLTALKQQSCLSSISEEHIMLSRKCSLLKQHHTLTASGRVRYLQFKQCKGVPSRSDGAWKYFKTLQLRCPWAKGPSLLQKMCRRQTLLCKVLLLLFLRQLSPITPAPLRLVLPQASWCPDVAENCCVTTSSAKYEASSFPPHPASQFWMVQRSPFSKMEQSVNKSAQYCCIVEIIQVPWVLRSFDIPSM